Proteins encoded together in one Oceanobacillus iheyensis HTE831 window:
- a CDS encoding ABC transporter permease translates to MVHLKRKCLTLPLLFMFPVVIVSLIGYMLFSFISQDEQDPVQVGLVDLDETEETQFMVQFLEGSSLFNQFLHINKLTENQAEKELESNTLTTYIAFPKNFIQDLYQGTTVDIPIIGNRQQPAESYMIYETMESVVRHIRSSQANILTMNYYAKQFEMNDDERNDFVFQQFQEFLLYTISRDQIVQENELTNQATSSPKDFFGIGIWFVVITIWVFMIYHFFTKETPTYIYQRMRLYGVTVLQQITAKIIISLLVSLLFIIPSLYGTLNVLDITLVNENILRLTFLITLFVVSLLLLIANLELLITSEKFRMLTQSALVLLIILLSGAIIPAIYYPPFLQDVMPYITSYLAMDWIQQITLNGRHHAEFFPLLIISGALLFLLLALSSWKERAQT, encoded by the coding sequence GAGGAAGTGTCTAACACTTCCTCTTCTTTTCATGTTCCCAGTTGTTATCGTAAGTCTAATCGGATATATGTTATTTAGTTTTATTTCTCAAGATGAACAAGATCCTGTACAAGTTGGATTAGTAGATTTAGATGAAACGGAAGAAACCCAGTTTATGGTCCAATTCTTAGAAGGGTCATCTTTATTCAATCAGTTTTTACATATTAATAAACTAACAGAAAATCAAGCTGAAAAAGAATTAGAAAGTAATACATTAACTACTTACATAGCATTTCCAAAGAATTTTATTCAAGACCTTTATCAAGGAACAACCGTAGATATTCCAATCATAGGAAATCGTCAACAACCAGCAGAAAGTTATATGATATATGAGACAATGGAAAGTGTTGTCCGTCATATTCGTTCATCTCAAGCAAATATTCTTACCATGAACTACTATGCAAAACAATTTGAAATGAACGACGATGAACGAAACGATTTTGTTTTTCAACAATTTCAAGAGTTTTTATTGTACACCATAAGTAGGGATCAAATCGTACAGGAAAATGAACTTACTAACCAAGCTACCTCTTCCCCTAAAGATTTTTTTGGAATTGGTATATGGTTTGTCGTTATTACCATATGGGTCTTTATGATATACCATTTTTTCACAAAAGAAACTCCAACCTATATTTATCAAAGAATGCGTTTATATGGAGTTACCGTTTTACAGCAGATTACGGCAAAAATTATTATCTCTTTATTAGTCTCTTTACTTTTCATCATTCCTTCCTTATATGGAACTTTAAATGTATTAGATATTACATTAGTAAATGAGAACATTCTACGATTAACTTTTCTCATAACACTGTTTGTTGTATCTCTGCTATTACTTATTGCAAACCTGGAGTTACTTATAACATCTGAAAAATTTAGAATGCTTACTCAATCTGCGTTAGTCCTGTTGATTATATTATTAAGCGGAGCTATTATTCCCGCTATTTACTATCCACCATTTCTACAAGATGTGATGCCTTACATAACGAGCTATTTAGCTATGGATTGGATTCAACAGATTACACTAAACGGCCGACACCATGCAGAATTTTTCCCGTTATTAATAATAAGTGGAGCGCTTCTATTCTTATTACTTGCTTTATCTAGTTGGAAGGAGCGTGCACAAACATGA
- a CDS encoding ABC transporter permease: MQLKKRWLTIAFLTLFPFLMTWIVLEATEVIQDESKIPVGIVLQENTEMAQQLKENLQNSSFVEVLDVSEAEAKRMVATHEIDSAFIIKRGYQEAILDGERNRLISSYTTNFSFGYVPIREMISSFVQEDSGKAKAAQTILQLGEYLNANNLPTTSEIIQKIQEVEISENLVYTSFQFQGEDDIDDNTGSYLIEPWKLWAIFTLLSTLLLFDWVIRDRDTSMQSRFAFIRYSFKQYMLSNLIFYILFLYIIDIFTAIGFHCLFQDQWEWKFPFVLLSFRVLITLIAFLIALCFRRYLVYYSFAISLVLFVFLISGIIIPLEGLTQKLPWIDYLSPLHAFSEGKLWHPLFILVAATLVPWYMKGEK, encoded by the coding sequence ATGCAATTAAAAAAAAGATGGTTAACGATTGCTTTTTTGACTTTATTCCCTTTTTTAATGACCTGGATTGTCTTAGAAGCTACAGAGGTTATTCAAGATGAGAGCAAAATTCCAGTAGGTATCGTACTTCAAGAAAATACAGAGATGGCTCAACAGCTAAAAGAAAACCTACAGAATTCTTCATTTGTTGAGGTTTTGGATGTATCAGAAGCAGAAGCAAAAAGAATGGTCGCGACACATGAAATTGACAGTGCTTTTATAATTAAACGAGGTTATCAAGAAGCGATATTAGATGGAGAAAGAAATCGGTTAATTAGTTCCTACACTACAAACTTTTCTTTTGGATATGTTCCAATTAGAGAGATGATCAGCTCCTTTGTTCAAGAAGATAGCGGAAAAGCAAAAGCTGCTCAAACTATTTTACAGTTGGGAGAATATCTAAATGCGAATAATCTTCCAACTACTTCAGAAATTATTCAAAAGATACAAGAAGTAGAAATTAGTGAAAACTTAGTATATACCTCTTTTCAATTTCAAGGAGAAGATGATATAGACGATAATACCGGAAGCTACTTAATTGAGCCATGGAAACTTTGGGCTATATTTACTCTGTTAAGTACTTTACTCCTATTTGACTGGGTCATTCGTGATCGAGATACGTCCATGCAGTCACGCTTTGCATTTATACGCTATTCGTTCAAACAATATATGTTATCAAATTTGATATTTTATATACTCTTTCTTTATATCATTGATATATTTACCGCTATTGGATTTCATTGTTTATTTCAGGACCAATGGGAATGGAAATTCCCTTTTGTCCTTTTAAGCTTTAGAGTATTAATAACCTTAATCGCTTTTCTGATAGCTCTATGCTTCCGAAGATATTTAGTCTATTACAGTTTTGCTATTAGCTTAGTACTTTTTGTATTTCTTATTAGTGGTATTATCATCCCTTTAGAAGGGCTGACACAAAAATTACCTTGGATAGATTATTTAAGCCCACTGCATGCATTTAGCG